The following coding sequences lie in one Kribbella sp. NBC_00709 genomic window:
- a CDS encoding serine/threonine protein kinase, with protein sequence MIVEVPGYRLAEPLGAGATGVVYAANRLSDERSVAVKVVHPELVDPQYRERLRREVRMAAAVVHPGVVRVHEVGGERDLAWLVMDRLSGPDLQHLLDDEGPVPVERAVELIAEVADAVDAMHRAGVIHRDLKPANIILNGDRPTVADFGVARQLASLESTTGLDLSGDAAWLHTGAPAGPSLGSMAGTVAYMAPEQWRGDPVSPATDVYALGGTLYSLLTGKRPYERRTLPELAYAVAMLPPPTYGVPAYDEVIRRAMAKDELQRYRTAADFAAALRAGEARGHRGSRRLLVAGVAGVAVLAVAGTAFAVRGHQSDDDQLTVCAQDATVRDAPRSRTVVATVYHGDRLTPIAPRDGDTWVHVRLPDGRTGWSLTDFVRHRC encoded by the coding sequence GTGATCGTCGAGGTACCGGGGTACCGGTTGGCGGAGCCGCTGGGTGCGGGCGCGACCGGAGTGGTGTACGCGGCGAATCGGCTGTCCGACGAGCGGTCCGTCGCGGTCAAGGTGGTGCATCCCGAGCTGGTCGATCCGCAGTACCGCGAGCGGTTGCGCCGGGAGGTGCGGATGGCGGCGGCCGTGGTGCATCCCGGGGTTGTCCGGGTGCACGAGGTCGGGGGCGAACGCGACCTTGCGTGGCTCGTGATGGATCGGCTCAGCGGTCCGGATCTCCAGCATCTGCTCGACGACGAAGGCCCGGTGCCGGTGGAGCGGGCTGTCGAGTTGATCGCCGAGGTGGCCGATGCCGTTGACGCGATGCATCGGGCGGGCGTCATCCATCGCGACCTCAAGCCGGCCAACATCATCCTGAACGGCGACCGCCCGACGGTCGCGGACTTCGGCGTCGCCCGTCAGCTCGCCTCACTGGAATCGACGACCGGTCTGGACCTGAGCGGTGACGCGGCCTGGCTCCACACCGGTGCGCCCGCCGGCCCATCACTCGGGTCGATGGCGGGCACCGTGGCGTACATGGCGCCGGAGCAGTGGCGCGGCGATCCGGTGTCGCCGGCGACGGACGTGTACGCCCTCGGTGGCACGCTCTACAGCCTCCTCACCGGCAAGCGCCCGTACGAACGCCGCACGCTCCCCGAGCTCGCGTACGCCGTCGCGATGCTCCCACCGCCTACGTACGGCGTCCCGGCGTACGACGAGGTGATCCGCCGGGCGATGGCGAAGGACGAGCTGCAGCGCTACCGAACAGCCGCCGACTTCGCCGCCGCACTCCGAGCGGGCGAGGCGAGGGGCCACCGTGGTAGCCGCCGGCTGCTGGTGGCCGGGGTCGCGGGTGTCGCTGTGCTTGCAGTTGCCGGTACGGCGTTCGCCGTTCGCGGTCACCAGTCCGACGACGACCAGCTGACTGTTTGCGCGCAGGACGCGACGGTTCGGGACGCGCCGCGGAGCCGGACCGTGGTGGCGACGGTCTATCACGGCGATCGG